The Lycium barbarum isolate Lr01 chromosome 11, ASM1917538v2, whole genome shotgun sequence genome contains the following window.
tgaactatgatttacttatttggtaagattgtataagacttgggaaattttttatggttttcacaacttgtaaggtttttatgtttataaaaaaaactgcaatttaggaaatccaaattgcatgtctaaacatgatttcatctcatgagatgaaatcatgtccaaacggctccttataCAACTTAAATGTAATGTTATTAGTTAGGCAATCTTATAACATTTGGAAATTTCTTATTTTACCTTTTGAACGGTGATAGCTtgttttatgttttatttatctaaaaaaaaaaaaggtcatctAAAAAAAATGTCAGTATCTTTATTCTGTGTTTTTCTTTAAAAGAGATCATTGAGTAGAGAGTATTGGTATTTTTTTCTTAACTGTATTTTGGCTTTTACTTCTAAAAATCTTAACTATATGTATTTAGCGGAGAAACAATTTTCAATCAATTATGTATTGGAATTATCGTCAATTATCAACCAATTATAGTGTAAGAATTATATTTTTAGAGAATTTTTAAGTTATAAAAAAGTTTGTAGTTATAAATGTACAAGGATGGCATTTGAGTTTCTAAGCAGTGGTTAGGTAACTTGAGCGTAAATGTCAAACTGACATTGGATTTTCAGAAGGGAGGTTTCTGTAGTTATGTCTTTTATGTTTATGTAGTTGGAGTAATCTTATTCCTGTAAAACTCCCCTGATACTTTCAAAAAATTTCTTGAGgcggcagagtctcgtgctgataacgtgttataaaactatataattggaaataaacaagagaagcaaactaaaaTAACTTTGTAGAGAGAAAGGAGATATTGTATTATCACTTGTTGATGGTATTCCAAATGAGAAGGCAAAGGTCTCTATTTATAGAAGAGTTTTGCCCCTCAATCTTCAACATACAACTTGTGCAAATTGATTTACAATTTGCTACAACTAAAAAATACAACTACGGTATAACTTGCTACAACTAAAATACATCTTGCAAGTGCAAGTTGTATTTTATCACTTAATGTGCAAGTGCCAAGTAGTATAATTTACACTTAATAATACATCCAAATATCTTGTAATATAGTTCATAACAGTGAAATCAGAAGAGAGAGTTTGTGGAATAATCCATCATTGTCTCATCTTGATCCACGTGCTTCTATTTGTGagcaagaggttcaaaagattattcacttgcagaaaatagcaaatcaaatgccagacgcatttacaaatttgaaaagaattaccaaatcacatatccctgcagagaatgtcccAGTTCGGATTGATGTCCCTAGAGGACCATCTACTAGTGTCGTAGCTAATGAGTCCAaagcacgcctgaagcgtggtagaccattgggttctaaggattgAAATCCTAGAAAACGAAAAACCAATGAACAAGATGACACTACGAAAGAATCTCGTAAAGGAATTCAAGATTTGAGCAATCCTATGATCCTTGAAGAGATCAATGAGCCCGAGACTCAAGAAAATGAGGAACTATCAATAAATCCAATTGATGATGGAAATAATTTGAATCGATTAGAAATAGTGGTGGATTATGtctttgcatataatgttgcaacaAGAATTATGCAAGATAGTGAGGATCTTGAACCTCAATCTATTGGAGAATGTTGACAAAGATGCGATTGGCCAAAGTGGCAAGAAGCAATTAGATCAGTgttgaattcacttgccaaacgcGAAGTTTTTagacctgtagtccaaacaccTAAGGGCATTAAACCTGTTGGTTATAAATGGGTCTTTGTGCgtaaaagaaatgagaaaaatgaaatacaaagatacaaagcacgccttgttgcacaaggattttcACAAAGACCTGGTGTCGATTATGAAGAGACATACTCACCGGTTATGGATGCGATAACATTACGTTATCTTATTAGTTTCGCTGTCTATGAGAGAGTTGAGatgcatttgatggatgtggttacaaccTATCTTTATGGGTCACTTGATAGTGAGATATAtatgaaaatccctgaaggatttaagatgcctgaagcatatagttcaaagtctcgggaaatATACTCAATTAGATTGCAAAGATCATTGTATGGCTTGAAGCAATCAGGACGCATATGGTATAACCGCCTAAGTGAGTTTTTATCGAAGGAAGGTTATATAAAGGATGCcatttgcccatgtgtttttataaagaaaacaACATCGGGGTTCGTtgtacttgctgtttatgttgacgTCATAAACCTTATTAGTACTCCAGCAGAGCTTCAAAaagcaattgattatttaaagaaagaatttgagatgaaagatcttggaaagacaaaattatgtcttggtttgcaaattgaacatttgacaaatggtATCTTtttccatcaatctgcctatacagaaAAGGTgttaaaacgattttacatgaatgaagcacatccattaagtactccgatggttgtCCGATCATTTGATGTGAATAAGGATCCGTTCCGACCTTAAGAAAAGAATGAAGAgattcttggtcctgaagtaccatatcgtAGTGCGATTGGTGCACTAATATATCTTGCTAATATTGCAAGGCgtgacatagcattttcagttaatctgctagcaagatatagctctgcTCCAACCAGGAGACACTGGAACGGAATCAAACACATACTGCGGTATCTAAAAGGGACTACTGATATGGGCTTGTTTTATTCCAATAATTGCAGTCctgatcttgttggttatgccgatgcagggtatttatctgacccacacaaaactcgatctcaaacaggctatatGTTTACATGTGGGGGTACTGCTatatcttggcgatctacaaaaCAATCTATTATGGCTACTTCATCAAATCATACCGAAATAATAGCTATACATGAAACAAGCCGAGAATGtgtgtggctgaggtcaatgatacatctcattcgagaaaaatgtgatttaaaatgtgacaaagtACCCACGATCTTATTTGAAGATAATGCAGCGTGCATAGCCCAATTAAGGGGAagattcataaaaggagatagaatcAAGCATATTTCACCAAAAttattcttcacacatgatctccataagaatggtgatatcaacgtacAACAGATTCGGTCAAGTGATAATTTAGCGGATTTGTTCACTAAGGCATTGCCAACCTCAACATTTAAGAAGTTGAtatacaagattggaatgcgtcaTCTCCAAGACATCACTTGATGTTTCCATCAGGGGGAGTAAAATACGtgctgtactcttttttccttaatcaaggttttatcccaatggattttcctggtaaggtttttaacgagacaGCTAGCAAtacgtattactagatatgtgtactctttttccttcactagaatttttctcacaggtttttttttcttagtaaggttttaacgaggcatataTCTATTAATaaaacatccaagggggagtgttatgaactATATTACAAGATATTTGGATGTATTATAAGTGTAAATTATACCACTTGCACATTAAGTGATAAAATACAACTTGCACTTGCAAGATGTATCTTAGTTGTAGCAAGTTATACCGTAGTTGTATTTTTTAGTTGTAGATTAGTTGTATCTTAGTTGTAGCAAATTGTAAATCAATTTGCACAAGTTGTATGTTGAAGATTGAGGGGCAAAACTCTTCTATAAATAGAGACCTTTGCCTTCTCATTTGGAATACCATCAACAAGTGATAATACAGTATCTCCCAATGGATTTTCGtggtaaggtttttaacgagacaGCTAGCAATACGTATTACTAGATATgcgtactctttttccttcactagaatttttctcACAGGGTTTTTTTTcttagtaaggttttaacgaggcatataTCTATTAATaaaacatccaagggggagtgttatgaactATATTACAAGATATTTGGATGTATTATTAAGTGTAAATTATACCACTTGCACATTAAGTGATAAAATACAACTTGCACTTGCAAGATGTATCTTAGTTGTAGCAAGTTATACCGTAGTTGTATTTTTTAGTTGTAGATTAGTTGTATCTTAGTTGTAGCAAATTGTAAATCAATTTGCACAAGTTGTATGTTGAAGATTGAGGGGCAAAACTCTTCTATAAATAGAGACCTTTGCCTTCTCATTTGGAATACCATCAACCCTTTGCCTTCTCATTTGGAATACCATCAACAAGTGATAATACAATATTTCCTTTCTTTCTACAAAGTTATTTTAGTTTGCttcttgtttatttccaattatatagttttataacagtATTGGAATTATCGTCAATTATCAACCAATTATAGTGTAAGAATTATATTTTTAGAGAATTTTTAAGTTATAAAAAAGTTTGTAGTTATAAATGAACAAGGATGGCATTTGAGTTTCTAAGCAGTGGTTAGGTAACTTGAGCGTAAATGTCAACCTGACATTGGATTTTCAGGAGGGAGGTTTCTGTAGTTATGTCTTTTATGTTTATATAGTTGGAGTAATCTTTTTCCTGTAAAACTCCCCTGATACCTTTTTGTTAGTTCCTTATCTTTAGTATAAGTCACAATGTAATGGAACTAACAAACTCTCTTTTGTACTTGCTATCTTTTGTGCTGTTTTCATCTACTTGCTGTACTTGATGTGTTTAATGAAATCACTTTCTTCATAAAAAAGGGAGGTTTTGTAGTGCAACATTGAAAGTAAAGGGGAGGCTATCTAGAAATGTTTCATTTCTTCGTTCATTTTGGCGACTATGTGTAGTTGGTCTCAAGATACCGTTTCTTGTTTGATCGGGGAACACTTCAGGTTTCACACACTCCGCATATCAATCTTCAATTCAGTGTCGTACGTGATTGTTTCTTGGTCAAACATCTCTTCCTTCAACCTGGAAAATGTGTCGTTATGTGCCTTCTAGTTGTTCGTCTCTTGCGAGCCCCCCTTTCTTGTTATCTTTGGCGGCTTGGTTGGTTATTTTAGCAATGAAATTGTTACCAGAGTGATTACTGGTTAGCTTATGTGAAAATTTCTTATATGATAAGTGTTGACTTAATGATTTGTTGATGCAGGCGAATGCAAGAGCAAAAACAGCATGGTCGTTTTTGGCGTCGCTAGTGATGAGTGTGGATTATTGGAAATTTGAGTTAAAAAAGGCGTCCCTCGGCTTCGGAAGATAAAAGCAATTGACATAGAACATTAAACTGTGATCAATTATTTGTATAACAAAAGAATTCAATTTGAGAATGTTACTCCTAACAACATGCTTGTATTCTTTTTGCCCAAGCAATGACACTTGTGTCATTAGCTCCTCTGTAATAATGGATTATGTAAAAGATTTGCCAATTTTGCATTTTGCTTGGTAACGGGAAAGGAAGAGTAGTTAACTGGTTTTTACTTCCTTTAAATTTACGGTAGATACACTTTTCACTTGTTTAGTGCAATTAGTAGGCATCTTGTCTATTTGTCCAATTTTGGAAGGATTACAACGTGCAAGAATTAACATATGATGATTGGAGTATAGTCCTTAATTACCTTTTTTTCCCCTTCCTGAGATAACAAAATGAGGAATAACCCTTACCCCTCTATATTAAGAAGATGCAGTTCTGGAATTTCTCTATTGGAACACGTCCGAGGTTACCGCTTATTGAAGCATTTGTAAAATTAAAAGAGGTGAGATAATTGAGTGATTAACATAGTGCTTTTGAACACGCTACCACTTATTGAAGCTAATGCGTATAATTAAAAGTGATGAGATATATTAAGTGATTAAAATATTTGTGTAATGAATGCTTGAGAACACGCACGGAAGATTATTTAAAATTTGAGCCGAAAGTGTCATATAAGAACTCTTCATTATGTGTTCAAATGCTCAATTGAGACGTGCCGTAGTTGACtatctaaataaaatttactgaTAAGTTTAAGAGGTTGTCGATGTATTCATTTAATCCAGTATCACGAGATTGCAGTATGTGATTGACTAATCTACGGGATTATGAGAAAAATGACAAAGTCTTTGGTCGTCGCCCCAGTTGACCGGCAGTAAAGTTTGTGGCCTCATCTTCTTAATTCTTGAAGTTCACACTTGAGTCTTGTTTGGTACCAAACCTCATATGCATTACAAAATTCCAGCTTTTGAAAAGGACAGCTTTTTgaacatttcctttttttttaaaggaaaaaaagTTGATTTTCTTTCAAATTTTGTTTATACGCCTTTGGGATGTAAGTTATCGCGAGCCATTAAAAACACAACCACTTTTATTCATGTTAAGTAGGAGTACCAGTATTGTACTTTACATGTTCCGTTTTCACTCACTTATACGATAATTTCAAATAAATCTTTATACAGTAAACGTTAATTGTGAACTATGTAAAAATGTTAACTAAACATGCTATTACTAGTTAAACTGACATAGTTAGCTTATATAACTTGAATCTTTATTTACTTCAATCTAATGAACAGAAAATTCAAATTAACTTGAAAGCTTCACCCTCGATGCTTGCAGTTGAAGTTGAATATATATTTCAAAATTATTGTTTCTAAAAGTGAAAAActataattaattttttctttttgtggAGAAAAAATCGCTGTTAATGctgtttttttctttcaaaaaacttTTTGCCTAGATATTTTGGAAAAGTCACCCAAAgtcttactccctccgtcccataataagtgtcactttagtcaaaaacacgcatattaagaaactaataatgcaatgtgaagtttatcaaattaaccttatataataaaaataaattatttttatcttttgattagagcatgcacaagaattaaaccttttgatattGAGAATCAAATAATATCAAGTTATTATGTGGCTTTTTTAATCATCATTTAGATATTACTTTATTATCTAAGGATAGAATTGAAAAAACTAATCAATTTATATCTTAATTTTCTAAGATAACActtattataaaataaaaaaatttgattAAGGTGACATTTATTAGAGCACCGTGAGGTATGTGCATGTGTATTATCACTGAGCCATTAAAAACCTCAACCAATTATATCTATGGTAGGTTGTAGTACCGTACTTTCACATTTCCACTTTCCATTTTACTctcaaaaacaaacaaaattctCCATTGCAGTACGCTATTTCCTATCTCTCTTGTCTTAAGTCTCTTTGTCGTGCAGTACTACATCAACttctccaaaaaaaaataaaaattactttctataaaaaagaaaaaaagcatATAAACTCCAAATCATCAATGATTTTCACTAAACAACCCAAATGGCACGTTTATTACAACCCCTTCTTTTCCTCAGTCTTTTTCTTCTAGTCATCATCTCACGCGCCGCCGCACACGGCGGCGCCGGCGATGCTGACGTGGATGCCGACTCATCTGTACTCTCAGATAAACCCCACTTAAGATCTCGATCGTTGGTTCTTGTTAAGATATGGTGTTTGATAATAGTATTCATTGGGACTTTTCTTGGTGGGATATCACCTTATTTTATGAAATGGAATGAAGGTTTTTTAGTTCTTGGTACACAATTTGCTGGTGGTGTTTTTTTAGGGACTGCAATTATGCATTTTTTAAGTGATTCTAATGAGACGTTTGGTGAATTAACAAGTAAAGAGTATCCTTTTGCGTTTATGTTGGCATGTGCTGGTTATTTGCTTACTATGTTGGCTGATTCTGTTATCTGTTTTGTTTATGCCAAACAGAGCAATAACAATGATAATATTCAGCTTCAAGGTTAGTGCTTTTATTAGTTTTATTTAATGGAGCAGTAACTAATGTTTTACAGTTTGTTTTAGCACTTAGATTGATAGGACAAAATTTGAGCTTTTTACTTTTTGTGCAGCTTTTCTGTATGTACAGTTTAGTTTTTGGAAAAAGGAATTATTCTGATCTAATATTAGTCAGACTAACAGTTAATaagcaaaaaattaaaaaattgtaTTGTGTTGTTTATGCCAAACAGAGCAATAACTATGATAATGTTCAGCTCCAAGGTTTGTGCTTTTATTAGTTTTATTAATTGAAATGTTATAGTGTATTGTTTTAGCACCTCGATTGATAAGACAAAATTGGAGCTTTATACTTTTTATGCAGCTTATTCTGTATATAGATTTTAATTTTTGGAAAATAGAATTGGTCTGATCTAATTTTGCTTGGGAAATTGGTCAGATTAACACTTAATAAGCAAATAATTGTCAAACACAAGTATAAATATTAGTTATTAGTTTTAATAACTAATGTTTTACAGTGTGTTGTTTTAGCACTTTGATATGTGATATGGCAAAATTTGAACTTTATACTTTTTGTGCAGTTTTTCTGTATGTAAAGGTTAATTTTTTGAAGAAAGAATTGGTCTGATCTAATTTAGCTTCAGAAACTGGTTAGATTTACACTTAAGGGCTAAGGTCGCGTTCTGACAtgaatatttttccttttttttttttggtaaaaaaaaaagaaattttaaaCAGCTTTTTGTTATACATTGGACTGAATCAAGTTTGAAAAGTGGCGTTGACCAAATTTTCAAATGAATTCTTTTTTCCAGTCACAAAATTTCTACCTTTTAAAAGTTAAATGTGTGtccaaacactttttttttttttttcaaatatcacatttttatgtccaaatgcctacttaATAAGCAATTTTTGTCAAATACATTGGCATGAACAAAGTACTGGTGTCCTTTTGGTTGATTGTTCTATGTGCttgtgatttggaacttgaatttatCCATCTTTGCTTTATGAGTTAACACCATTTTAGTTGCTTGGAATTGTCTTGCAGTTGTGTTAAGTGGAATTTTTGATAAGTTATGTTGTTTGTTTGCTGCTGAAGCATTGTAAAGGAAAGAAGAAACATGTATAAAACTTTAGCATAGTGCTCACAAAAATTTGTTAATTGGAGCTTTGCTTAAAATTTGATAGTTTTGTTTCTAAAGCATCATGCACCTAATTTTGAGGTTGACTATAGAAGTTTTACTAGTTTCTAAGTTACGTCTAATCTGGAATAGCAGGAGAGATTCATGGTCCATGACAGAgtattatttcttttctttttttcttctcttttgacGGCAAGAATTGCGGGTGAATTGTAGATTGATTGCTTTTTCAACGTTTTTTTTACTAATTAATCATCATGGTAGCTTTCTCTTTGAACATATTCCATTGTTTTTCATAATAAAAGTACTCTATGCCTGTGATAGATCAATggtacaacaacatacccagtgtaatcccacaagtggagtctgggAAGGGCAGAGTGtaagcagaccttacccctaccttgggaggtagagaggctgtttccgatagacccaaCAATGGTGTTCACTAGAAATTAGAGATCTCACAAACCATTGTGCAACATAATCCGTTTTGCAATACGATTTTAAATTATATCCATAGACAATGTGATGAGGATTTACAAATTTCACTTATTATGAGTAGTTACCTTTTAAAATACTTGACGGTGTAAAAAGCTTTTACGATAGAGCAATCCTTTCTGATGCTTCAAATCCCGTGTTGTTTTCCAGGTGATACTGAAAATGGAAAAAACAATAGGACGGTCACACAAGGGCAGTCACAGGTTAAATAAGATCTTGATATTTAAGAAAATTTCCCTCTAAGAAGCCTCTTGTCTGCTCAGATTCCTTTTATTCTGTAAAGCTAATTTGTAAAGTTCAGTCCTTTGGAGAAATTCTCTTCTTGTTTGAGTGGCTAAATTAAAGggctttttttcctttttagccCGTCTGCTGAAATTAATTTCgggcgctagccaaaatatacaaaacctatacattaattatacatattatatgtatatctgtgtgtattgtatatatattttgtgtatacgatatgaatactatatgtatatttatatgtatacattgtatatttatacatatacatttgctagCTATTTTTCTTTTGAGGGCTCCAGAAATGTGATTCTCACAATTGCTTTCACAGGTCTGTGATGGCAGAGAAGATTACTTTTCAAAAGTACCTCTTGCAACAAAAGCTTCTTCACTTGGCGATAGCATCTTGTTGATCGTCGCGCTATGTTTCCATTCTGTCTTTGAGGGAATAGCCATCGGTGTTGCAGATTCACAAGCTGATGCTTGGAGAGCTCTATGGACTGTCTGTTTACACAAAATATTTGCTGCTATTGCAATGGGAATAGCTCTACTTAGGATGATCCCAAATCGCCCACTATTATCCTGTGCAGCATATGCTTTTGCCTTCGCCATTTCTAGTCCGATTGGTGTTGCCATCGGAATCATAATCGATGCGACGACTCAAGGGGTTGTAGCAGACTGGATCTTTGCAATATCAATGGGATTGGCTTGTGGGGTTTTTATTTATGTGTCCATTAATCATTTGCTTTCCAAGGGATACAAGCCTCAGAAAATGGTGTTTGTTGACAAGCCGTTTTTCAAGTTTTTGGCTGTTTCGTTAGGTGTTGGAGTGATTGCTGTAGTGATGATATGGGATACTTGAGTTTCTGTTTTGGATTTTTTTGGGAGCAGTAGCAGAATAGTTGCCATTTTATTTTGAGAATACGTTATTGTTTCAAAAAGTTGGTATCCATGACACTGAGAGTGAATGTACAGTACTAAAAAGTTGTGATATTTTCAGGATTGTGTTTATTCCCTGTTATTTAAATGGAgtaattttcaagaatacaaaagAATTTTGTTGATCATTGCTAAGTTTCATACTGGTTATCATAAAAAAGAATTCACTTTGCCCAATAAGGTGAGTTTGACATTTTAAAATGTACATTACCAAAATAGACTTTTTATTTTAAATTGGGCATAAAGTAATAATATGTGATGGTAGTGTAGTGTTGGGTAAGAGTGGAACATCTAGGTGGTGCTTGGTGGGACTATATTAAGTAGTAGCAAATATTTAAGATTATCTTTACATATTGAAGGTATAAGTAATTAGGTACTAGTTACCTGAAGTAAGAAGGTAAATGTAAATGACTTGACAACCGTAAGGGAAAATTCAATTGTTCTTTGTGATAAATGCAATTTAACTATCACACTCTTGGTGAATTGACCATCATTGAAACCTATATAGACAACATATGCATGAATTAAAATAATGTCCTAAATAATGGATGAATTATCTACTTTACTCATCTATAAAATTAAATGGTAGGTAGGCTTTTGGACATATTTGGTTGCAGCTGAAAAAAGTTGGTATAATATTTCACCAATATTTGCCTCAACACTCCTCAAGTAGTGGTTGGTCATACACATTTTGCGTACTAAACTTCAATATTTGTAAATACTGAAATACTCAATCATTTATGGCTAAGGGCGTTGAGATCACAGCATTAGCAATACATAAAAGAAAAGATAGCAGTGGATCTTTTTAAATGTTTGCGCCCAATATTTACACCAATTAATGGAGAATTCAAAATTTAAACACGGGTAGATTCAACCTTTATGTTTTTACTACTGAATTCATTGCACTTTTACAATTATAAattcaaaatttaatatttgttgaAATTATAGTAGTTTTTATGCGCACACATACTATGTGTAAAACTATTAGATTCAGTTGAATATGTTGAACTTATATTGCATCCAGCCCTGACTCAAAACTATATCAATTTATTGTGCGATTAAGTAGTTTAATGAGGTGAGTATATATTAGTTATCATAGTTAAGTTATACAAGTCTATGTTCATACACATACCATCTTATAATCATTTCCCATAAATATTTTTTGTGCAGATTGCCTTTCAAAGgcaatggtctttaatttttatccctcaaattggtggtttttaattCTTGCTCTTCGTCTGTCCCGAgattctgggtttgaaccccagctcataaaaaaaaaataaaaaatcgcaagatagagttttgaatgcaaaactctaacTCAGGCAGACTTTTGCATACAAAATTTTACCTTAAGGTAGAGatttgaaactctgcctgaggTGCATGCAAAACactgtcttgcgaatccaaactctaccttgtgattttctttttttaatttttgactgagcaaaAATTCAAATtcgaaactaatttttttttagcgaaggacaaaatttaaaaatCAGTGCCTTtaaagggcaatcgtgcaaatgacccaataTCAAGTGCAAATAAATTTTTATCATGGATACAATTCAAACGAGGTCCTTTTCCTTTACAGAAAGTCAAACTATGTTGGGGCATAAGTGTACATTTTAAGTCCTCAAGGGTCAAAGTGACTCCTAAATTGACTCACAAGTCCCAACCACCTCCATCAGAATCTAACCCCACGACTCACGATCCACTTATACGTCATTCAAATCCTATAAGCGCCTACACAATAAAAAACCCCAAAATAAaagatcaatgcttttatgaaGGTTTTCTCCACAGCTACCACCATTTGACTTCATAGAATGTGAACTCTGCAACTCTTTCTTCCCATTTTAACTATTTCTAAGGTACCAAAGTCTTGTCTTTTTCACTTATACttcatattttcaccattttacTTTCTTGGGGTTTCCTTATATAGGCCAAAGTTAAAGcaaaatcttttattttcttgTATATGACCAACATCACATGTTTCTTGAAAACCCTTCAAGGAGTTTGGACCCAAGTTCAAGAATTGATGATTATGATGACTATTTCACTTGTTGGGTTGTTATTTTCTTGCTTTAGCAAAAACCCCTTTAAGTCAAATGTAGTTTTTTTGACTCCTAACCTTTAAAGTTTTTGACTTTTATGTGTAATTTATCATAGATCTTTGTAGTGGGGTGTTGGTTCAGAGTTTTGTGAAATACCCATTATTTGTTTGAGTTCCTAGAAGCAAATTTATGGTCCCTATTTCACTTGTTAGGTTGTTTCTTCTTGCTTCAGCAAAAACTCCATTAAgtcatatgatatttttttttgacTCCTGACCCTTAAATTTTTTTGACTTTGATGTGTAATTTATGACAGATCTTTGTAGTGGGGAGTTTGGTTCAGAGTTTTGTCATATACCATTATTTGTTTGAGTTCTCAGAAACAAAAATTTATCAAGATTGTGCCTTTTCTAAACTGATCAGCCTTTTGAGGTAGTAGTTGAGGGTTGTCAAGATTGTTGTGGGCTATTTTGGGGGTTTAGTTTAGGCAAGTGGCACACTGGTTCAAGCTTACAAATCAGGGTTAGGGTTTCAAATATGGTGCTTAAGAGTTAAAAAGATCTGATTTTGGGTTATTATTTAAAAGATGGGTAGCAATGATCACTGCTTTGTGGAATGGAAGGAGCAATTTGTTTCGAAAGAGAGGGGGCACCGTGTGGTTCATTATTTCTTGAAGGATATATCAGGGGAATCTATTCTTGCTGTTGTGGGAACTGAAAGAAGTGTTAGGCATATGTTCTATGTCGTATCCGAAGAGTTTTTGAAAGCTTCTGACTCGGGTGAGGATTCTGTCTATGCTGGTTTCAGATGGAGGTCGAGGAGAGAAGTCGTGAATTGGCTCACATCTATGCTATCAAAACAGCACTTACAAAGTGATTTTTCAAGTATGTTTACTGTTTAAATTCCATTTTGATTAATGAAGTACGTATGCCGATTAGCTATAtgcagtcagacctctctata
Protein-coding sequences here:
- the LOC132617401 gene encoding zinc transporter 11, whose translation is MARLLQPLLFLSLFLLVIISRAAAHGGAGDADVDADSSVLSDKPHLRSRSLVLVKIWCLIIVFIGTFLGGISPYFMKWNEGFLVLGTQFAGGVFLGTAIMHFLSDSNETFGELTSKEYPFAFMLACAGYLLTMLADSVICFVYAKQSNNNDNIQLQGDTENGKNNRTVTQGQSQVCDGREDYFSKVPLATKASSLGDSILLIVALCFHSVFEGIAIGVADSQADAWRALWTVCLHKIFAAIAMGIALLRMIPNRPLLSCAAYAFAFAISSPIGVAIGIIIDATTQGVVADWIFAISMGLACGVFIYVSINHLLSKGYKPQKMVFVDKPFFKFLAVSLGVGVIAVVMIWDT